One window from the genome of Brachionichthys hirsutus isolate HB-005 chromosome 19, CSIRO-AGI_Bhir_v1, whole genome shotgun sequence encodes:
- the LOC137908864 gene encoding LOW QUALITY PROTEIN: retinoic acid receptor RXR-alpha-A-like (The sequence of the model RefSeq protein was modified relative to this genomic sequence to represent the inferred CDS: inserted 1 base in 1 codon; deleted 1 base in 1 codon), translating into MSSSPLGSPTSHRGMHPALLSPTSMGPSGSLHSPISTLSSHMNGLASPFSVISSPMGPHAMNSPGMGYGASISPQLNSPMNSVSSTEDIKPPLGLNGVMKVPAQPSGTALCLTKHICAICGDRSSGKHYGVYSCEGCKGFFKRTVRKDLTYTCRDSKDCVIDKRQRNRCQYCRYQKCLAMGMKREAVQEERQRARDRNENEVESTGCANEDMPVEKILEAERAVEPKTETYIETNLGVPSNSPNDPVTNICQAADKQLFTLVEWAKRIPHFSELPLDDQVILLRAGWNELLIASFSHRSIAIKDGILLATGLHVHRNSAHSAGVGAIFDRVLTELVSKMRDMQMDKTELGCLLAIVLFNPDSKGLSNPSEVEALREKVYASLEAYCKQKYPEQPGRFAKLLLRLPALRSIGLKCLEHXFFFKLIGDTPIDTFLMEMLEAPHQMT; encoded by the exons ATGTCCTCCTCACCTCTGGGCTCGCCCACGTCCCACAGGGGGATGCACCCAGCCCTGCTCAGCCCGACGTCTATGGGTCCCTCCGGCTCTCTTCACTCTCCCATCAGCACATTGAGTTCGCACATGAATGGCCTGGCCTCGCCGTTCTCTGTCATCAGCTCACCCATGGGCCCCCACGCCATGAACTCGCCCGGCATGGGATACGGCGCCAGCATCAGTCCACAG CTGAATTCTCCGATGAACTCAGTCAGCAGCACGGAGGACATTAAGCCGCCGCTGGGCCTGAACGGCGTGATGAAAGTTCCTGCCCAGCCCTCGGGCACAGCGCTTTGTCTCACCAAACACATCTGCGCCATATGTGGTGACCGCTCCTCAG GTAAACACTATGGGGTTTACAGCTGCGAGGGCTGCAAAGGCTTCTTCAAAAGGACGGTGCGTAAAGACCTGACCTACACCTGCCGCGACAGCAAGGACTGCGTCATCGACAAGCGCCAGAGGAACCGCTGCCAGTACTGCCGCTACCAGAAGTGTTTGGCCATGGGCATGAAGAGAGAAG CCGTTCAGGAGGAGCGCCAGCGAGCCAGGGACCGGAACGAGAACGAGGTGGAGTCCACCGGCTGCGCCAACGAAGACATGCCGGTGGAGAAGATCCTGGAGGCGGAGCGGGCGGTGGAACCGAAAACTGAGACCTACATCGAGACCAACCTGGGCGTGCCGTCCAACTCA CCCAACGATCCCGTGACAAATATCTGTCAGGCAGCTGACAAGCAGCTCTTTACCCTGGTGGAGTGGGCCAAGAGGATCCCTCACTTCTCTGAGCTGCCACTCGATGACCAGGTCATCCTTCTACGAGCCG GTTGGAATGAACTCCTCATTGCATCATTTTCACACCGTTCAATAGCGATTAAAGACGGGATCCTGTTGGCGACGGGGCTGCACGTCCACCGCAACAGCGCCCACAGTGCCGGGGTGGGGGCCATCTTCGACAG agtGCTCACTGAGCTGGTGTCAAAGATGAGGGACATGCAGATGGACAAGACGGAACTGGGGTGCCTCCTAGCCATTGTCCTTTTCAACCCAG actccaaAGGCTTGTCCAACCCCAGCGAGGTAGAAGCTTTGAGAGAGAAAGTTTACGCG TCTTTAGAAGCCTACTGCAAACAGAAGTACCCCGAGCAGCCCGGCAG attcGCCAAGCTGTTGCTGCGGTTACCGGCGCTGCGCTCCATCGGCCTCAAGTGTCTAGAGC TGTTCTTCTTCAAGCTCATCGGCGACACGCCCATCGACACCTTCCTCATGGAGATGCTAGAAGCCCCTCATCAAATGACATAG